In Desulfovibrio aminophilus, the following proteins share a genomic window:
- the ruvX gene encoding Holliday junction resolvase RuvX, with product MRVLAVDFGLKRVGLAVCDPQGILASPLPAILRAGRDQFFADLLAVIEAQGVQAVIVGLPLALDGSETLTTRQARNFAESLRRRLTIPLHLEDERLTSAAAEEELKEAGLCARKRKEHLDSQAAVQILRSWLDRAG from the coding sequence GTGCGCGTGCTGGCCGTGGATTTCGGGCTCAAGCGCGTGGGCCTCGCGGTGTGCGACCCCCAGGGCATCCTGGCCTCGCCCCTGCCCGCCATCCTCCGCGCCGGACGCGACCAGTTCTTCGCCGACCTGCTGGCCGTGATCGAGGCCCAGGGCGTCCAGGCCGTGATCGTGGGCCTGCCCCTGGCCCTGGACGGCTCCGAAACCCTGACCACGCGCCAGGCCCGCAACTTCGCGGAAAGCCTGCGTCGCCGCCTGACCATCCCCCTGCATCTCGAGGACGAACGCCTGACCTCGGCGGCCGCCGAGGAGGAGCTGAAGGAGGCCGGCCTGTGCGCCCGGAAACGGAAAGAACACCTGGACAGCCAGGCGGCGGTCCAGATCCTGCGGTCATGGCTGGACCGGGCAGGCTGA
- the mltG gene encoding endolytic transglycosylase MltG gives MAGPGRLTTPPRVLVPLCTALAGVFILAWALWFARSFMEPAAPLLPSGQEVVFRVNPGSPLRTVARDLAEQGLLRSARSFESLARDAGKAQSIRAGEYLLVSGWSAERILKELTGSPGILLRVQVREGLSWRETAEAVAEAGAASLEEFRKTAFDPELLAKNEIPSDSPEGYLFPETYLVSKVSGDNGRVLAEAMFKEFRKNARKVWPNGLPAPEELRRLVILASLVEKESGDLSERARVAGVFMNRLRLGMRLQSDPTVIYGLGQDYDGDLTRAHLEDGANPYNTYRISGLPPGPICSPGLVSLQAAANPEQHNFLYFVGKGDGTHFFSRSLEEHNAAVAKYQLRRNRATYRSTPAKD, from the coding sequence ATGGCTGGACCGGGCAGGCTGACCACCCCGCCCCGGGTCCTCGTCCCGCTCTGCACGGCCCTGGCCGGGGTCTTCATCCTGGCCTGGGCGCTCTGGTTCGCGCGTTCCTTCATGGAGCCCGCCGCGCCTCTTCTTCCGTCCGGCCAGGAAGTGGTTTTCCGGGTCAATCCCGGCTCCCCGCTCAGGACCGTGGCTCGCGACCTCGCGGAGCAGGGCCTGCTGCGCAGCGCCCGGAGCTTCGAGTCCCTGGCCCGCGACGCGGGCAAGGCCCAGTCCATCCGCGCCGGGGAATACCTGCTCGTCTCGGGCTGGAGCGCGGAGCGCATCCTCAAGGAACTCACCGGCTCCCCGGGCATCCTCCTGCGCGTGCAGGTGCGCGAGGGCCTGTCCTGGCGGGAGACGGCCGAGGCCGTGGCCGAGGCCGGCGCGGCCTCCCTGGAAGAATTCCGCAAGACCGCCTTCGACCCCGAACTGTTGGCGAAAAACGAGATCCCCTCGGACTCGCCCGAGGGCTACCTCTTCCCCGAGACCTACCTCGTGTCCAAGGTCTCCGGCGACAACGGCCGCGTGCTGGCCGAGGCCATGTTCAAGGAGTTCCGCAAGAACGCGCGCAAGGTCTGGCCGAACGGCCTGCCCGCGCCGGAAGAGCTGCGGCGGCTGGTGATCCTGGCCTCCCTGGTGGAGAAGGAGTCCGGCGACCTGAGCGAGCGCGCCCGCGTGGCCGGGGTCTTCATGAACCGCCTGCGCCTGGGCATGCGCCTGCAGTCCGACCCCACGGTAATCTATGGCCTGGGCCAGGACTATGACGGCGACCTGACCCGCGCGCACCTGGAGGACGGGGCCAACCCCTACAACACCTACCGCATCTCCGGCCTGCCGCCGGGCCCCATCTGCTCGCCGGGCCTGGTCTCGCTCCAGGCGGCGGCCAACCCGGAACAGCACAATTTCCTGTATTTCGTGGGCAAGGGCGACGGCACGCACTTCTTCAGCAGAAGCCTGGAGGAGCACAACGCGGCCGTGGCCAAGTACCAGCTGCGCCGCAACCGGGCCACCTACCGGAGCACACCGGCCAAAGACTAG
- a CDS encoding ABC transporter substrate-binding protein codes for MIPRLLVLLSLLLSAALPAWAGEVRLATLDWEPYIGRSLPDQGYVAEVAREAFRRQGYTVIFEFMPWARAVAMARTGEIDGYLPEYAGQNFDGDFFLSASFPGGPLGFFKLRSRDIFWSTLDDLKPYRIGVVRGRVNTAAFDARPDMVKEAVTSDLQNLRKLAAGRVDLVLADRNVGLFLAQKYMGADAERIEFMLPVLEEKALHIRFPIVKPDSLALVRAFDAGLASMFADGSLGMIQARHGF; via the coding sequence ATGATCCCACGGCTCCTGGTTCTCCTGTCGCTTCTCCTGTCCGCCGCGCTCCCGGCCTGGGCGGGCGAGGTCCGCTTGGCCACCCTGGACTGGGAACCCTACATCGGCCGGAGCCTGCCGGATCAGGGCTACGTGGCCGAGGTGGCGCGGGAGGCCTTCCGGCGTCAAGGCTACACCGTGATTTTCGAGTTCATGCCCTGGGCGCGGGCGGTGGCCATGGCCAGAACAGGCGAGATCGACGGCTATCTTCCCGAATACGCCGGGCAGAACTTCGATGGAGATTTCTTTCTTTCCGCTTCATTTCCAGGCGGCCCGCTGGGCTTTTTCAAGCTGAGAAGCAGGGATATCTTCTGGAGCACCTTGGACGACCTGAAGCCCTACCGCATCGGCGTGGTGCGCGGCCGCGTGAACACGGCCGCCTTCGACGCCCGGCCGGACATGGTCAAGGAGGCGGTCACGAGCGATCTGCAGAACCTCCGCAAGCTGGCGGCCGGGCGCGTCGACCTTGTTCTGGCCGACCGCAACGTAGGGCTCTTTCTGGCCCAAAAATACATGGGCGCTGATGCCGAACGGATCGAGTTCATGCTCCCCGTGCTGGAGGAGAAGGCTCTGCATATCCGCTTCCCCATCGTCAAGCCCGACTCCTTGGCCCTGGTTCGGGCGTTCGACGCCGGACTCGCCTCCATGTTCGCCGACGGCAGCCTGGGGATGATCCAGGCGCGCCACGGCTTTTAG
- a CDS encoding class I SAM-dependent methyltransferase: MRFFTGELDENRIIDVLSDLKHRVFPRPFERLSPLRGAQGLVGAEIGVCGGEHALSLLRTLEPDRLYCIDPYSIYETYDEGRSHYGIDQTPLDETEKKARALLAPHADKIVWVRRLSSEAAVEIREQLDFVYIDGNHAESFVREDIRAYWPLLRRGGVLGGHDYYNGFQSEHDGVIAAVIEFAVDNGLKLKVELPDWWIVKS; the protein is encoded by the coding sequence ATGCGGTTCTTCACAGGGGAGCTGGACGAGAATCGGATCATCGACGTGCTGTCGGACCTGAAGCACCGCGTGTTCCCGCGCCCCTTCGAGCGGCTTTCCCCCTTGCGGGGCGCGCAGGGCCTGGTCGGCGCGGAAATCGGCGTCTGCGGCGGCGAACACGCCCTGTCCCTGCTCCGCACCCTGGAGCCGGACCGGCTCTACTGCATCGACCCCTATTCCATCTACGAGACCTACGACGAGGGCCGGAGCCACTACGGCATCGACCAGACCCCGCTGGACGAGACGGAGAAGAAGGCCCGGGCGCTCCTCGCGCCTCACGCCGACAAGATCGTTTGGGTGCGGCGGCTGTCCTCCGAGGCGGCGGTGGAGATCCGCGAACAGCTGGACTTCGTCTACATCGACGGCAACCACGCGGAATCGTTCGTCCGGGAGGACATCCGCGCCTACTGGCCCCTGCTGCGGCGCGGCGGGGTCCTGGGCGGGCACGACTACTACAACGGGTTCCAGTCCGAGCACGACGGGGTGATCGCCGCAGTCATCGAGTTCGCGGTGGACAACGGCCTCAAGCTCAAGGTCGAGCTGCCGGACTGGTGGATCGTGAAGTCCTAG
- a CDS encoding SDR family oxidoreductase, with protein sequence MADSGQLHVVTGAFGFSGKYITRRLLDQGHRVATLTGSPDRPSPFGDRVHALPYRFDDPRAMAESLSGARVLYNTYWVRFNHRTFSHAAARRNTLALFKAARLAGVERVVHVSITNPAEDSPFEYFRDKAVLERALRESGTAYSILRPAVLFGPEDILINNIAWALRTFPVFTVFGRGDYRLRPIHVDDLARLAVDQGQARDNATIDAVGPESFGYAELARTLGGIIGRARPIVPVSPRLGYALARLVGWAKQDEFVTWEEVGGLMAGLLDTDSPATGETRLTDWARANAATLGAHYASELRRRRDRKAGYVEGWKA encoded by the coding sequence ATGGCGGACAGCGGGCAGCTGCATGTGGTCACCGGGGCCTTCGGATTCTCCGGCAAGTACATCACCCGCCGCCTGCTGGACCAGGGGCATCGGGTGGCGACCCTGACCGGCTCGCCGGACCGACCCAGCCCCTTCGGCGACCGGGTCCACGCCCTGCCCTACCGCTTCGACGATCCCCGAGCCATGGCCGAGTCCCTGTCCGGGGCGCGGGTGCTCTACAACACCTACTGGGTGCGCTTCAACCACCGGACCTTCAGCCACGCCGCGGCGCGGCGGAACACCCTGGCCCTGTTTAAGGCCGCGCGGCTGGCCGGGGTGGAGCGCGTGGTCCACGTAAGCATCACCAACCCGGCCGAGGACTCGCCCTTCGAGTATTTCCGCGACAAGGCCGTGCTGGAGCGCGCCCTGCGCGAGTCCGGGACGGCGTACTCCATCCTGCGCCCGGCCGTGCTCTTCGGCCCCGAGGACATCCTCATCAACAACATCGCCTGGGCCCTGCGGACCTTTCCGGTGTTCACGGTCTTCGGCCGGGGCGACTACCGGCTGCGGCCCATCCACGTGGACGACCTGGCCCGGCTGGCCGTGGATCAAGGGCAGGCCAGGGACAACGCCACCATCGACGCCGTGGGGCCGGAATCCTTCGGCTACGCCGAACTGGCCCGGACCCTGGGCGGGATCATCGGCCGGGCGCGGCCCATCGTGCCCGTGTCGCCGCGTCTGGGCTACGCCCTGGCCCGCCTGGTGGGCTGGGCCAAGCAAGACGAATTCGTGACCTGGGAAGAGGTCGGCGGCCTCATGGCCGGGCTCCTGGACACGGACTCCCCGGCCACGGGCGAAACCCGGCTCACGGACTGGGCCCGCGCCAACGCCGCCACCCTCGGCGCGCACTACGCCAGCGAATTGAGAAGAAGGAGAGATCGGAAGGCGGGATATGTGGAAGGGTGGAAAGCATAG
- a CDS encoding glycosyltransferase, translating to MSGPKVSVALPCFNCAATLPAALDSLLAQTLGEIEILAVDDGSTDGTADVLRDYAARDGRVRPLSLPHGGIVPALNAALAAVRAPLLARMDADDLCLPERLEIQARLLDERPELGLVGCRVRFGGDRAARGGYAHYVDWINGLTAPGDIYVNRFVESPFAHPSIVFRRELAERLGPYRAGLFPEDYELILRFLEAGVRMAKAEAELLVWNDPPERLSRSHPSYAVDAFYRLKTGFLARWLAANNPHHPDVLVLGAGRTTRKRADLLLEHGVNITAYADIDPRKIGRVVNGRPVLHRDQLPPAGECFCLSYVGSRGARDDIAAFLNSRGWEEGKDCLMVG from the coding sequence GTGTCCGGCCCCAAGGTCTCCGTTGCCCTGCCGTGCTTCAACTGCGCGGCCACGCTCCCGGCGGCCCTGGACAGCCTCCTGGCCCAGACCCTGGGCGAAATCGAAATCCTGGCCGTGGACGACGGCTCCACGGACGGCACGGCCGACGTGCTGCGGGACTATGCCGCGCGCGACGGCCGGGTGCGGCCGCTCTCGCTGCCCCACGGCGGCATCGTGCCCGCGCTGAACGCCGCCCTGGCCGCCGTCCGGGCCCCCCTGTTGGCCCGCATGGACGCCGACGACCTCTGCCTGCCCGAGCGCCTGGAGATCCAGGCCCGGCTGCTGGACGAGCGGCCGGAGCTGGGGCTCGTGGGCTGCCGGGTGCGCTTCGGCGGAGACCGCGCGGCCCGGGGCGGCTACGCCCACTACGTGGACTGGATCAACGGCCTGACCGCGCCCGGCGACATCTACGTGAACCGCTTCGTGGAGTCGCCCTTCGCCCATCCGTCCATCGTCTTCCGCCGCGAGCTGGCCGAGCGCCTGGGCCCCTACCGCGCGGGCCTGTTTCCCGAGGACTATGAACTGATCCTGCGCTTCCTGGAGGCCGGGGTGCGCATGGCCAAGGCCGAGGCCGAGCTGCTGGTCTGGAACGATCCGCCGGAGCGGCTTTCGCGCAGCCACCCGAGCTACGCCGTGGACGCCTTCTACCGGCTCAAGACCGGCTTCCTGGCCCGCTGGCTGGCCGCGAACAACCCGCACCACCCGGACGTGCTCGTGCTCGGCGCGGGCCGCACCACCCGCAAGCGCGCGGACCTGCTCCTGGAGCATGGCGTGAACATCACCGCCTACGCGGACATCGACCCGCGCAAGATCGGCCGCGTGGTCAACGGCAGGCCGGTGCTCCACCGCGACCAACTCCCGCCCGCCGGGGAGTGCTTCTGCCTGTCCTACGTGGGCAGCCGAGGCGCACGCGACGACATCGCGGCGTTCCTGAACAGCCGGGGCTGGGAAGAGGGCAAGGATTGTTTGATGGTGGGGTGA
- a CDS encoding adenine nucleotide alpha hydrolase family protein, translating into MKCRRCKAEAEVALPSHNTAFCRDCFLLYFSRQVDHAIRRHAMFTRADRVLVALSGGKDSLSLMLELANLGYSATGLHVDLGIPVSSQRARKRVEDFCAMNGLDLKVVELAAEGLAIPEVKEAVYRPVCSICGKIKRHYFNRMALEGGYTALATGHNLDDEVARLFANTLRWDEAYLSDQGPCLPDEGGFARKVKPLYRLSEFETAAYAFLRGIEHHKDACPYSPGASFTGHKKLWGELEWKSPGSKVSFYEGFLERGRPAFAARDREKGFELRPCASCGSPTSQELCGVCRVRAAVAERRGG; encoded by the coding sequence ATGAAATGCCGACGCTGCAAGGCCGAGGCCGAGGTGGCCCTGCCGAGCCACAACACGGCCTTCTGCCGGGACTGCTTCCTGCTCTATTTCAGCCGCCAGGTGGACCACGCCATTCGCCGCCACGCCATGTTCACCCGCGCCGACCGGGTGTTGGTGGCGCTCTCCGGGGGCAAGGACTCCCTCTCGCTCATGCTCGAACTGGCCAACCTGGGGTACAGCGCCACGGGCCTGCACGTGGACCTGGGCATCCCGGTGTCCTCCCAGCGGGCCCGCAAGCGGGTGGAGGACTTCTGCGCCATGAACGGCCTGGATCTGAAGGTGGTCGAGCTGGCGGCCGAGGGCCTGGCCATCCCGGAGGTCAAGGAGGCCGTGTACCGGCCCGTGTGCTCCATCTGCGGCAAGATCAAGCGCCACTATTTCAACCGCATGGCCCTGGAGGGCGGCTACACGGCCCTGGCCACGGGCCACAACCTGGACGACGAGGTGGCCCGGCTGTTCGCCAACACCCTGCGCTGGGACGAGGCCTACCTCTCGGACCAGGGCCCCTGCCTGCCGGACGAGGGCGGCTTCGCGCGCAAGGTCAAGCCGCTCTACAGGCTCTCGGAGTTCGAAACCGCGGCCTACGCCTTCCTGCGCGGCATCGAGCACCACAAGGACGCCTGCCCCTACAGCCCGGGCGCGAGCTTCACGGGCCACAAGAAACTCTGGGGCGAACTGGAGTGGAAGAGCCCGGGCAGCAAGGTCTCGTTCTACGAGGGCTTCCTGGAGCGCGGGCGGCCCGCCTTCGCGGCCCGGGACCGGGAGAAGGGCTTCGAGCTGCGGCCCTGCGCCTCCTGCGGCTCGCCCACGTCCCAGGAGCTTTGCGGCGTCTGCCGGGTGCGCGCGGCCGTGGCGGAACGGCGGGGCGGCTGA
- a CDS encoding response regulator, protein MSKPKILVVDDEKHIRMLYQEELQVEGYDVAVSDGEEPILDVVEREKPLIVVLDIKLGVNRSGLDLLQEIRGKHQDLPVILSTAYDSFQHDLKSIAADFYVVKSVDLTELKNKVKLALAKAGA, encoded by the coding sequence ATGAGCAAGCCCAAGATTCTCGTCGTGGACGACGAAAAGCATATTCGGATGCTCTATCAGGAAGAGCTCCAGGTCGAGGGCTACGACGTGGCCGTGTCCGACGGCGAGGAACCCATCCTCGACGTGGTGGAGCGGGAAAAGCCCCTCATCGTGGTCCTGGACATCAAGCTCGGGGTCAACCGCTCCGGCCTGGACCTGCTGCAGGAAATCCGGGGCAAGCACCAGGACCTGCCCGTGATCCTGTCCACGGCCTACGACAGCTTCCAGCACGACCTGAAGTCCATCGCGGCCGACTTCTACGTGGTCAAGTCCGTGGACCTCACCGAGCTGAAGAACAAGGTCAAGCTGGCCCTGGCCAAGGCCGGGGCCTGA
- a CDS encoding site-2 protease family protein codes for MPEFLADKIVTVSILAVPLLLALVCHELAHGLAAYALGDPTARRAGRLTLNPLRHLDPLGTVVFFIANIGWAKPVPVDPRFFKNPLKGMLLVALAGPGANFLLAVLFAMLYHGLLPLAVAHQADLLGKLLVPLTLISQAGVFVNLVLGAFNLLPVPPLDGSNILAGVLPRRAAYRYLSFGRYGVFVILAAILLGDLLDINLLGRFLLPVVETGAGLLRVPMTF; via the coding sequence ATGCCTGAGTTCCTCGCCGACAAGATCGTCACCGTCAGCATCCTCGCCGTCCCCCTGCTCCTGGCCCTGGTCTGCCACGAACTGGCCCACGGACTGGCGGCCTACGCCCTGGGCGATCCCACGGCCCGGCGGGCCGGACGCCTGACGCTCAACCCCCTGCGCCACCTGGACCCCCTGGGCACGGTGGTCTTCTTCATCGCCAACATCGGCTGGGCCAAGCCCGTGCCCGTGGACCCGCGCTTCTTCAAGAACCCGCTCAAGGGCATGCTCCTGGTGGCCCTTGCCGGACCCGGGGCCAACTTCCTCCTGGCCGTGCTCTTCGCCATGCTCTACCACGGGCTGCTGCCCCTGGCCGTGGCCCACCAGGCCGACCTGCTGGGCAAGCTCCTGGTCCCGCTGACGCTCATCTCCCAGGCCGGGGTCTTCGTGAACCTCGTGCTCGGGGCCTTCAACCTGCTGCCCGTGCCGCCCCTGGACGGCAGCAACATCCTGGCCGGAGTCCTGCCCCGCCGCGCGGCCTACCGCTACCTCTCCTTCGGCCGCTACGGGGTCTTCGTCATCCTGGCCGCGATCCTGCTGGGCGACCTCCTGGACATCAACCTGCTGGGCCGGTTCCTTCTGCCCGTGGTGGAGACCGGGGCCGGCCTCCTGCGGGTGCCCATGACCTTCTAA
- the trpS gene encoding tryptophan--tRNA ligase — protein MTTPNKRIVSGMRPTGPLHLGHYFGVLVNWLKLQEEYDCYFFVADWHAMTSEYADPRRIKGFVPGLVLDWVAAGLDPEKCVIFQQSRIKEHAELHLLLSMITPLSWLERNPTYKEVAQELSGQKDLATYGFLGYPVLMASDILMYRPFAVPVGQDQLPHLELTREIARRFNHLNGEFFPEPKDLLTPDAKLPGLDGRKMSKSYGNGISLGEPMSEIAPKVKTMFTDKNRLRKSDPGDPEVCNLFPYHKLMTGAEKCAEIREGCTKAAFGCVDCKKVLLESMERFLAPIHERRAALEKDPERLRAILDDGNARARERAVESMREIRNLLNFQFD, from the coding sequence ATGACCACACCCAACAAGCGCATCGTCTCGGGCATGCGGCCCACCGGACCGCTCCATCTCGGCCACTACTTCGGCGTGCTCGTGAACTGGCTCAAGCTCCAGGAAGAGTACGACTGCTATTTCTTCGTGGCCGACTGGCACGCCATGACCAGCGAGTACGCCGATCCCCGACGCATCAAGGGCTTCGTGCCCGGCCTCGTGCTGGACTGGGTCGCCGCCGGACTGGACCCGGAGAAGTGCGTCATCTTCCAGCAGTCGCGGATCAAGGAGCACGCCGAGCTGCACCTCCTGCTGTCCATGATCACCCCCCTGTCCTGGCTGGAGCGCAACCCCACCTACAAGGAGGTGGCCCAGGAGCTGTCCGGCCAGAAGGACCTGGCCACCTACGGCTTCCTCGGCTACCCCGTGCTCATGGCCTCGGACATCCTCATGTACCGGCCCTTCGCCGTGCCCGTGGGCCAGGACCAGCTGCCGCACCTGGAGCTGACCCGGGAGATCGCCCGCCGCTTCAACCACCTCAACGGCGAGTTCTTCCCCGAGCCCAAGGACCTGCTCACCCCGGACGCCAAGCTCCCGGGCCTGGACGGCCGCAAGATGAGCAAGAGCTACGGCAACGGCATCTCCCTGGGCGAGCCCATGAGCGAGATCGCGCCCAAGGTGAAGACCATGTTCACGGACAAGAACCGGCTGCGCAAGAGCGATCCCGGCGATCCCGAGGTCTGCAACCTCTTCCCCTATCACAAGCTCATGACCGGGGCGGAGAAGTGCGCCGAGATCCGCGAGGGCTGCACGAAGGCGGCCTTCGGCTGCGTGGACTGCAAGAAGGTCCTGCTGGAGTCCATGGAGCGCTTCCTGGCCCCGATCCACGAGCGCCGCGCGGCCCTGGAAAAGGACCCCGAGCGGCTGCGCGCCATCCTCGACGACGGCAACGCCCGGGCCCGCGAGAGGGCCGTCGAGTCCATGCGCGAAATCCGCAACCTGCTCAATTTCCAGTTCGACTGA
- a CDS encoding peptidylprolyl isomerase: MTQAKKGDTVQVHYTGRLSDGTVFDSSLEREPLEFEVGAGMVIEGFDTAVGGMAVGETKTVVIPPEQAYGDYHKELTFEVRRDQIPPSITPELGMMLSIRMEDGSAPHVHIAALDEETVTLDGNHPLAGKELTFELALVKIA; this comes from the coding sequence ATGACCCAGGCGAAGAAAGGCGACACCGTTCAGGTCCACTACACCGGGCGGCTGTCCGACGGCACCGTGTTCGACTCCTCCCTGGAGCGCGAGCCCCTGGAGTTCGAGGTGGGCGCGGGCATGGTCATCGAGGGCTTCGACACGGCCGTCGGCGGCATGGCCGTGGGCGAGACCAAGACCGTGGTCATCCCGCCGGAACAGGCCTACGGCGACTACCACAAGGAGCTGACCTTCGAGGTCCGCCGCGACCAGATTCCGCCGAGCATCACCCCCGAGCTCGGAATGATGCTCTCCATCCGCATGGAGGACGGCAGCGCGCCCCACGTACACATCGCGGCCCTGGACGAGGAGACCGTGACCCTGGACGGCAACCACCCCCTGGCCGGCAAGGAGCTGACCTTCGAGCTGGCCCTGGTGAAGATCGCCTGA
- a CDS encoding pyridoxal phosphate-dependent aminotransferase, translated as MIPRRTDCIAPFLVMDILEAAQRLERCGQRVVHLEIGEPDFDTPECVKEAAAKAARDGRTHYTHSLGLLELREAVCAHYAGRYGATVHPDRVIVTQGTSPAMLLTFAALLEHDDEVVVSDPCYACYPNFIRFVEAETVRVPVFEDDAFQYRPEKVREALTDRTRAILVNSPANPTGTLLSAERMRAVADMAREAGAVVVSDEIYHGLVYEGREQSILEFTDEAVVLNGFSKLFAMTGWRLGYLIAPERYVRPIQRLCQNFFISASSVSQWAGVAALRDAWPDVERMKRIYDERRRHMVKRLRELGFGLGAEPTGAFYVLANAQHLAARFGGSSLKLAFDILEQAHVGVAPGIDFGQGAEGYLRFSYANSLENIEEGMARIEKYLERF; from the coding sequence ATGATCCCCCGACGCACCGACTGCATCGCCCCCTTCCTGGTCATGGACATCCTGGAGGCCGCGCAACGCCTGGAGCGTTGCGGCCAAAGGGTGGTCCACCTGGAGATCGGCGAGCCCGACTTCGACACCCCGGAGTGCGTCAAGGAGGCGGCCGCCAAGGCCGCCCGCGACGGCCGAACCCACTACACCCACAGCCTGGGGCTCCTGGAGCTGCGCGAGGCGGTCTGCGCCCACTACGCCGGGCGCTACGGCGCGACTGTCCACCCCGACCGGGTGATCGTGACCCAGGGCACCTCCCCGGCCATGCTCCTGACCTTCGCCGCGCTCCTGGAGCACGACGACGAGGTCGTGGTCTCGGACCCCTGCTACGCCTGCTACCCGAACTTCATCCGCTTCGTGGAGGCCGAGACCGTGCGCGTGCCGGTCTTCGAGGACGACGCCTTCCAGTACCGACCGGAGAAGGTCCGCGAGGCGCTCACCGACCGCACGCGGGCCATCCTGGTGAACTCCCCGGCCAACCCCACGGGCACCCTGCTCTCGGCCGAGCGCATGCGGGCCGTGGCGGACATGGCCCGGGAGGCCGGGGCCGTGGTCGTCTCGGACGAGATATACCACGGGCTGGTCTACGAGGGCCGCGAACAGAGCATCCTGGAGTTCACGGACGAGGCCGTGGTGCTCAACGGATTTTCCAAGCTCTTCGCCATGACCGGCTGGCGGCTGGGCTACCTCATCGCCCCGGAGCGCTACGTGCGCCCCATCCAGCGCCTGTGCCAGAACTTCTTCATCTCGGCCTCCTCGGTGTCCCAGTGGGCGGGCGTGGCCGCGCTGCGCGACGCCTGGCCGGACGTGGAGCGGATGAAACGAATCTACGACGAGCGGCGTCGTCATATGGTGAAACGGCTGCGGGAGCTGGGCTTCGGCCTCGGCGCCGAGCCCACGGGCGCGTTCTACGTCCTGGCCAACGCCCAGCACCTGGCCGCCCGGTTCGGCGGCAGCTCGCTCAAGCTGGCCTTCGACATCCTGGAGCAGGCCCACGTGGGCGTGGCTCCGGGCATCGACTTCGGCCAGGGAGCCGAGGGCTACCTGCGCTTCTCCTATGCCAACTCCTTGGAAAACATTGAGGAAGGCATGGCCCGTATCGAGAAATATCTAGAGCGATTCTAG
- a CDS encoding MarR family winged helix-turn-helix transcriptional regulator, whose protein sequence is MDAKSFRLEESLGYLAHRASRALANDLGRRFEQAGLGLTVEQWRVMTLLWGRDGLTQQEISDGLLQEKTGISRLVDGLEARSLVVRSQDGRDRRKRRVYLTIEGKKLRRGCMAAALETLERAAAGLSEEQMEACREALRLVARNLAPREGEPEG, encoded by the coding sequence ATGGACGCGAAATCATTCCGCCTGGAGGAGTCCCTGGGCTACTTGGCGCACCGCGCCTCGCGGGCCCTGGCCAACGACCTCGGCCGACGCTTCGAGCAGGCCGGCCTGGGCCTGACGGTGGAGCAGTGGCGGGTCATGACCCTGCTCTGGGGCCGTGATGGCCTGACCCAGCAGGAGATTTCCGACGGACTCCTGCAGGAGAAGACCGGCATCAGCCGTCTGGTGGACGGGCTGGAGGCCCGCAGCCTGGTGGTCCGCTCCCAGGACGGGCGCGATCGCCGCAAGCGCCGGGTCTACCTGACCATCGAGGGCAAGAAGCTCCGGCGCGGCTGCATGGCCGCGGCGCTGGAGACCCTGGAGAGGGCCGCGGCCGGGCTTTCGGAGGAGCAGATGGAGGCCTGCCGGGAGGCGTTGCGCCTCGTGGCGCGCAATCTGGCCCCACGGGAGGGGGAGCCGGAAGGCTAG